The following are from one region of the Paraglaciecola sp. L1A13 genome:
- the mdoH gene encoding glucans biosynthesis glucosyltransferase MdoH: protein MFIDIKAKAARKWAYAVMVFITSIAGSWMMYEIFSESGVTTLEVVLLVLFSITFLWISAAFWSAFIGFILQLFDIDPLKLSRNKHYVGHMDKVAIKNRHAIVMPVYNEDTDRIMAGFEACLLDLERTGQLEHFDFYMLSDTQNPDMAQAELTAWHELCQRVGNLSENIYYRRREKNVHRKVGNLADFCQRWGYRYESMIVLDADSIMTGECMLTLVKAMQQNPMSGLIQTVPIPVRQQTLFGRFLQFASCLYCPMLATGQAFWQTDSANYWGHNAIIRVDAFIQHCGLPTLGGKSPFGGDILSHDFVEAALLRRAGWDVLLLADLEGSYEEIPSNIIDYATRDRRWVQGNIQHLGIINGKGLHTVNRLHFLFGALAYMSSLVWLVMLVLSTIDAVVRATSDKVFFASNYSLFPAWPVVKTDYIIMLLSATAIMLLGPKLLGAIVALVRRREQFGGGIALVSGALIEAFVAIVIAPLMMFYHAYFVLNVLVGKNVSWDAQGREGRMVPWKEAFKRTWVASAIAIGWGAITLMLTPILFWWLAPVLFGLLLAAPIIRFSSSLYLGKLSRSWGMFISPSEVEEVPALRKLRIRLANMQRQDEVMLSTPSMPPENWQEMPQQSFAFLSSSVELPIQRLISENKHH, encoded by the coding sequence ATGTTTATTGATATAAAAGCTAAAGCAGCCCGAAAATGGGCATATGCAGTGATGGTATTCATCACTTCCATTGCTGGTAGCTGGATGATGTATGAAATTTTCTCTGAAAGTGGGGTCACCACGTTAGAAGTAGTGTTGTTAGTGTTGTTCAGCATCACTTTTTTGTGGATATCAGCTGCTTTTTGGAGTGCGTTTATTGGTTTCATATTGCAACTTTTTGACATTGATCCTCTTAAGCTAAGCCGTAATAAGCATTACGTTGGACACATGGATAAAGTGGCCATCAAAAATAGACATGCGATCGTTATGCCTGTTTATAACGAAGACACAGACCGTATTATGGCTGGTTTTGAAGCCTGTCTTTTGGATTTAGAACGTACAGGGCAGCTAGAACATTTTGACTTTTATATGCTCAGCGATACGCAAAACCCGGATATGGCTCAAGCAGAATTAACTGCATGGCACGAACTGTGTCAAAGGGTGGGTAACTTATCTGAAAATATCTATTACCGTCGTCGAGAAAAGAACGTTCATCGAAAAGTCGGTAATCTTGCTGATTTTTGTCAACGTTGGGGTTACCGATATGAATCGATGATCGTACTTGATGCTGATAGCATTATGACGGGTGAGTGTATGCTGACGCTGGTTAAGGCGATGCAGCAAAACCCAATGTCTGGTTTAATTCAAACGGTGCCCATTCCGGTTCGTCAGCAAACTTTATTTGGTCGTTTTTTGCAATTTGCTTCATGTTTATATTGTCCGATGCTCGCCACTGGACAAGCCTTTTGGCAAACCGATAGTGCCAACTATTGGGGGCATAATGCCATTATCCGTGTCGATGCTTTTATCCAACACTGTGGACTACCTACATTAGGCGGCAAGTCTCCTTTCGGTGGGGATATTTTAAGCCATGACTTTGTTGAGGCTGCGCTCCTAAGAAGAGCCGGCTGGGATGTGTTATTACTGGCTGATCTGGAAGGAAGTTACGAAGAAATCCCAAGTAACATTATAGATTACGCGACCCGAGATAGACGTTGGGTACAAGGCAATATTCAGCATCTGGGTATCATAAACGGTAAAGGCCTGCATACCGTCAACCGGCTACATTTTTTGTTTGGCGCTTTGGCGTATATGTCATCATTAGTTTGGTTAGTAATGCTAGTGCTAAGTACCATTGATGCGGTAGTGCGGGCTACATCAGATAAAGTCTTCTTCGCCTCGAATTATTCTTTGTTTCCAGCTTGGCCTGTGGTTAAAACCGATTACATTATTATGCTACTTAGTGCTACAGCCATCATGTTGCTTGGACCGAAATTACTCGGAGCCATTGTTGCATTGGTTCGTCGTCGTGAGCAGTTTGGTGGTGGTATAGCGCTTGTTTCTGGAGCGTTGATTGAAGCGTTCGTAGCAATTGTTATTGCACCTTTGATGATGTTTTACCACGCGTATTTCGTGTTAAATGTGTTAGTTGGTAAGAATGTAAGTTGGGACGCCCAAGGCCGAGAAGGGCGTATGGTGCCCTGGAAAGAAGCCTTTAAACGCACATGGGTAGCCAGTGCCATCGCAATTGGCTGGGGTGCGATAACACTAATGCTAACACCCATTTTATTTTGGTGGCTGGCTCCTGTGTTATTCGGTCTTTTGTTAGCTGCGCCAATCATACGTTTTTCAAGTAGTTTGTATTTGGGCAAGCTTAGTCGCAGTTGGGGTATGTTTATTAGTCCGAGTGAAGTTGAAGAAGTGCCAGCCCTTAGAAAACTCAGGATCCGTTTGGCCAATATGCAACGTCAGGATGAGGTTATGTTGTCTACGCCGTCTATGCCTCCGGAAAATTGGCAAGAGATGCCACAGCAGAGTTTTGCGTTTTTGTCGTCGAGTGTTGAGTTACCCATTCAACGTTTAATCAGTGAAAACAAACATCACTAA
- a CDS encoding sigma-70 family RNA polymerase sigma factor, which produces MIQDPMLNLLSATAQGDKVAFAELYRISSKRLYAVSLKMLKRKELAEEALQEAYVRIWHNAAQYRAGKGSVLTWMISIARYRALDILRYHAVRKEDVFSDNDDGPQLSSEPMIGTEKGLLEKCLAALEVQQRQTIHLAYFNGMSHHEVTAHLDLPLGTVKSWIRRGLQSLQRCLKL; this is translated from the coding sequence ATGATACAAGATCCGATGTTGAATTTACTCAGTGCGACGGCGCAAGGAGATAAAGTCGCTTTTGCCGAACTCTATCGAATTTCTAGCAAAAGGCTCTATGCCGTTAGCCTGAAGATGTTGAAGCGTAAGGAGTTAGCAGAAGAAGCATTGCAAGAAGCCTATGTGCGCATTTGGCACAACGCCGCCCAATATCGTGCAGGCAAAGGCTCAGTATTAACATGGATGATCAGCATAGCTCGCTATCGTGCGTTAGACATACTGCGTTACCATGCTGTGCGCAAAGAAGACGTTTTCAGTGATAATGACGATGGCCCCCAGCTATCTAGCGAGCCGATGATAGGCACTGAGAAAGGTTTGTTGGAAAAGTGCTTGGCAGCATTGGAAGTACAACAAAGACAAACTATTCATCTAGCCTATTTTAATGGGATGTCTCATCATGAGGTGACCGCCCATTTGGATCTACCTCTTGGAACGGTTAAGAGTTGGATCCGACGAGGGTTACAATCATTACAACGGTGTTTAAAGTTATGA
- a CDS encoding anti-sigma factor domain-containing protein, translating into MNYLRPELYNLLAAQYVLGTLRGPARRRFGRLVMEFNVISAAVNQWEVYLNSLSDQLPDAAPDEGVWQQIEQRLGFSSLQAKSNISAIEANSEQVETNIVELKTHKSRIWPSLAGLATAAAVVLAVLLIQLQPMPSPEVKQLAMISNQQTELLWSIEITEQQIAVRATKALQAQLNVDYELWIVPQDGSAPISLGLLPKDGERTLIKPKLFEQINIAALAVSIEPLGGSPNGAPTEVLYTGKLVLL; encoded by the coding sequence ATGAATTACTTACGCCCTGAGTTATACAACCTTCTCGCTGCACAATATGTGCTAGGTACATTACGTGGGCCTGCTCGTCGGCGTTTTGGCCGTTTGGTCATGGAATTTAACGTGATCAGCGCAGCGGTCAATCAGTGGGAGGTGTACCTAAACTCTCTTAGTGACCAACTGCCAGATGCCGCACCTGATGAAGGTGTTTGGCAACAAATAGAACAGCGTTTAGGTTTTAGTTCGCTTCAAGCCAAGTCAAATATATCTGCTATAGAAGCAAACTCTGAACAAGTTGAGACGAATATCGTTGAACTTAAGACACATAAATCACGTATTTGGCCAAGCTTAGCGGGTCTTGCTACAGCTGCTGCTGTGGTCCTTGCGGTTTTATTGATCCAATTACAGCCTATGCCGAGTCCTGAAGTGAAACAGTTGGCCATGATAAGTAATCAGCAAACTGAGCTATTGTGGAGCATTGAGATCACGGAACAGCAAATTGCAGTGCGTGCCACTAAGGCACTACAAGCACAGTTAAATGTGGATTATGAACTGTGGATTGTGCCACAAGATGGTAGCGCGCCTATTTCCTTAGGATTATTGCCTAAAGATGGCGAACGTACTTTGATTAAACCTAAGCTGTTTGAGCAAATCAATATCGCTGCCTTGGCTGTCAGCATAGAGCCATTAGGCGGTTCACCAAATGGTGCACCTACCGAAGTTTTGTATACAGGAAAATTAGTACTGCTATAA
- a CDS encoding DUF4331 domain-containing protein: MQKTQLTLIASTIISLTLAQVAQASSHREAPNVTRSPTVDSTDFYAFNSYEEGRGEYVTLIANYIPLQDAYGGPNYFAMDPAAMYAIHIDNDGDAVEDMSFTFNFSQSLPNDNAGVALMVGPEGAQKSVGVPLKNVGGVSAGDQTNANFMENYTVNLVTGPMRTGTSASVMNDTSGGASFGKPLDYIGNKTFASAEQYKAYADSFVYSATIPGCDSPAKIFVGQRKDAFTVNLGKVFDLVNFVPVEGDSAPGAGDAGGFPGGITQSTDNDDLADKNVTSIAIEVPKSCLTGAGNGSIGAWTTASLPQARILNPNASFDNTEVNGGAMTQVSRLGSPLVNELVIGLADKDTFSSAAPKDDGQFADYVTHPTLPELLNILFKDAVNTTLGAEIETLAPTNFPRTDLVTAFLTGFEGVNQLSIVTPSEMLRLNTGIEAKAAAMQSPFGVAGDDLAGFPNGRRPGDDVVDIALRVVMGRLCYPIPVNGTDTDLGLCAPEDASVGNVPFTDGAPSNASMMETSFPYLAMPLSGSGAE; this comes from the coding sequence ATGCAAAAAACACAATTAACATTGATTGCCTCGACCATAATAAGTCTAACCTTAGCCCAGGTAGCGCAAGCTTCTAGCCACAGAGAAGCACCTAATGTCACTCGCTCTCCTACGGTTGACTCAACAGATTTCTACGCCTTTAACAGTTATGAAGAAGGTCGTGGTGAATACGTCACCCTGATTGCGAATTATATTCCACTACAAGATGCCTACGGCGGACCTAATTACTTCGCCATGGATCCTGCTGCTATGTATGCGATCCATATTGATAACGATGGTGATGCGGTCGAAGACATGAGCTTCACGTTTAATTTTAGCCAGTCGTTGCCTAATGACAATGCAGGTGTTGCTCTTATGGTCGGCCCTGAAGGTGCTCAAAAGTCAGTAGGCGTACCACTAAAAAATGTGGGAGGCGTCAGTGCTGGTGATCAAACGAATGCCAATTTCATGGAAAACTACACCGTTAATTTGGTGACTGGCCCCATGCGCACAGGTACGAGTGCTTCGGTAATGAACGATACTTCAGGTGGTGCAAGCTTTGGTAAGCCACTTGATTACATCGGTAATAAAACCTTTGCTAGCGCTGAACAATACAAAGCCTACGCAGATAGCTTTGTATACAGCGCGACCATACCCGGATGCGATAGCCCAGCGAAAATATTCGTTGGTCAGCGCAAAGATGCGTTCACGGTGAACCTAGGTAAAGTGTTCGATTTAGTTAACTTTGTTCCGGTTGAAGGAGACAGCGCACCGGGTGCAGGAGACGCAGGAGGATTCCCAGGTGGTATTACGCAATCTACGGACAACGACGATTTAGCGGACAAAAATGTTACGAGTATCGCCATCGAAGTACCGAAATCGTGTTTAACCGGTGCTGGCAATGGCAGCATTGGTGCATGGACGACAGCCAGTTTGCCACAAGCACGTATTTTAAATCCAAATGCCAGCTTTGATAACACCGAAGTCAATGGCGGCGCTATGACGCAAGTATCTCGTTTAGGTTCACCTTTGGTTAATGAATTGGTTATTGGCCTTGCGGACAAAGATACCTTTTCCAGTGCGGCACCAAAAGATGATGGGCAATTCGCGGATTACGTTACCCATCCTACGCTACCTGAGTTACTCAACATCTTATTTAAAGATGCGGTTAACACAACCTTAGGCGCTGAAATTGAAACCTTGGCTCCGACTAACTTCCCACGTACCGATTTGGTAACGGCGTTTTTGACCGGTTTTGAAGGTGTGAATCAGCTTTCAATTGTGACGCCATCTGAAATGTTGCGTTTGAATACGGGTATTGAAGCTAAAGCAGCGGCTATGCAGTCTCCATTTGGGGTTGCTGGTGATGATTTAGCCGGTTTCCCAAATGGTCGTCGTCCAGGAGATGATGTGGTTGATATTGCGCTTCGCGTGGTAATGGGACGTTTGTGTTATCCCATTCCGGTTAATGGCACAGATACAGACCTAGGTTTGTGTGCGCCTGAAGATGCGAGTGTTGGCAATGTGCCCTTTACGGATGGCGCACCTAGTAATGCATCTATGATGGAAACAAGCTTTCCCTATTTAGCGATGCCATTATCAGGTTCTGGCGCAGAATAA
- a CDS encoding Ig-like domain-containing protein, translating to MSNKKTRKLPHQTGMSQLKVLSFGLAVTVILAGCNFGSDDDNKNVAPNAVSLDLTTQTEIAITDMLSATDDDGDGLLFSLGEAPTQGSVTVSDNGDFTYQPNPEVTGSDSFTFSVNDGINESASGTVNITIEALTVSFNTQSRAAFAQQSQDEPLVTNGRSFTQDVEDPDAYNDLLPN from the coding sequence ATGAGCAACAAAAAAACAAGAAAACTGCCTCACCAAACAGGTATGAGCCAATTAAAAGTCTTAAGCTTCGGTTTGGCGGTAACGGTTATCTTAGCTGGTTGTAATTTTGGCAGTGACGATGACAACAAAAATGTCGCACCCAATGCAGTGTCTTTGGATCTAACCACTCAGACTGAGATCGCGATTACGGACATGCTCAGTGCCACCGACGACGATGGCGACGGTTTGTTATTTAGTTTGGGCGAGGCGCCCACACAGGGCAGTGTAACGGTTAGTGATAACGGTGACTTTACTTATCAGCCGAATCCAGAAGTAACGGGCAGTGATAGTTTTACGTTTTCGGTGAATGATGGAATTAATGAATCTGCCAGTGGCACCGTGAATATCACCATTGAAGCGTTAACTGTGTCGTTTAACACACAAAGCAGAGCTGCTTTCGCTCAGCAATCACAAGACGAGCCGCTGGTAACAAATGGCCGTTCTTTTACTCAGGATGTGGAAGACCCTGATGCATACAATGATTTATTGCCTAACTAA
- a CDS encoding lipopolysaccharide assembly protein LapB, which yields MNKQVSAIRVITLFGAFLLFMNTSLSAESYVPTSSDTVVSKWTVLTQSDSPREKVASLLAQANMPGLASRFYGQASALTEQLLNASPKDRQLLFYKARIAQHYHRFDEAIMLLNDILRFEPNHASALLLKANVLLVQGNLTRAKRTCLQLLGVTDLWISGACALEVNAQEGKASNSAEVSYIQLQNLTQHKSANSNVKIEQQLWLSQILAELAAKQGLYDIALEHLAAFDLTQVPVSYLVLWADIQLANDSAQQVMSTLGPIVEQADSFDDALLLRLALAEQKISQPTRLWAQRLTQRIYVRLQRQDTAHAADIARYYLDISPDRKKALIWAKINWQHARLDVDQHLLERAMNVQYNTQDDPQQPAGM from the coding sequence GTGAATAAGCAAGTTTCTGCCATACGTGTAATCACGCTCTTTGGGGCGTTTTTGCTATTTATGAACACTTCTTTAAGTGCCGAAAGTTATGTGCCAACGTCTTCCGATACAGTCGTTTCTAAGTGGACGGTGCTGACGCAAAGTGACTCCCCAAGGGAGAAAGTGGCTAGTTTATTAGCTCAAGCCAATATGCCCGGTTTAGCCAGTCGCTTCTATGGACAAGCCAGTGCATTGACCGAGCAATTGCTTAATGCATCCCCCAAGGATCGCCAATTATTATTTTATAAAGCACGAATAGCCCAGCACTATCATAGGTTTGATGAAGCTATCATGCTTTTAAACGACATACTACGTTTCGAGCCTAACCACGCTTCTGCGCTGTTATTAAAGGCTAATGTTTTGTTAGTTCAGGGCAATTTAACCCGAGCAAAGCGCACGTGCCTGCAATTGCTTGGTGTCACTGATTTATGGATAAGTGGCGCTTGTGCTTTGGAGGTAAATGCACAAGAGGGCAAGGCAAGCAATAGTGCCGAGGTAAGTTATATCCAGTTGCAAAATCTTACGCAACACAAATCAGCAAACAGTAATGTTAAAATTGAGCAGCAACTTTGGCTGTCGCAAATTTTAGCTGAATTAGCAGCCAAGCAAGGGTTGTATGACATTGCACTGGAGCATTTGGCGGCATTTGATTTAACCCAGGTACCCGTGAGTTATTTGGTGTTATGGGCCGATATTCAACTGGCAAACGATTCTGCCCAGCAGGTGATGAGCACCCTAGGGCCGATTGTTGAGCAGGCCGATAGTTTTGATGATGCATTATTACTGCGCTTGGCGTTGGCTGAGCAGAAGATAAGTCAACCGACACGCTTGTGGGCTCAGCGTTTAACTCAGCGTATTTATGTGCGCCTGCAACGTCAAGATACGGCTCATGCCGCTGATATAGCGCGCTATTATTTGGACATTTCACCTGATCGTAAAAAAGCACTTATTTGGGCCAAAATTAACTGGCAACATGCGCGACTCGATGTAGATCAGCACTTGCTAGAGCGTGCTATGAACGTACAATATAACACTCAAGATGACCCTCAGCAGCCAGCAGGAATGTAA
- a CDS encoding HupE/UreJ family protein: MLGLISQPITAHQLSTGYIIANLDQSGRITGEWQLGLTDLELVLGLDVDQNGELTWGEVTNRRADIASYLAEHMHINRGQFSCTTQFQGLERLEDHADAVYAVTDFSAQCPLTGTLNIDYSAIFDKDDSHEVVVNISDKDNTQSFVLRESQQSIDVDLADGSGWITFKEFVHQGIIHILIGTDHILFLLALLLPCVLIRKDGQWQRNPELKRVLSTTIWIVSAFTLAHSVTLTATAIGWIVPSSRWVEFGIAVSVLFAALNNVKPLIIRLGWLTFCFGLLHGMGFAGVLGELGLPADQKLLSIVAFNLGVEIGQLAIVLVALPVLIMLGKTVLYRRWLMPAASIGIALVALNWVVERF; the protein is encoded by the coding sequence ATGCTCGGCCTAATTAGTCAGCCCATTACCGCCCATCAACTAAGTACTGGTTACATTATTGCCAATCTAGACCAGAGTGGACGTATCACGGGTGAGTGGCAGTTAGGTTTAACCGATTTAGAGTTGGTTTTGGGTTTAGATGTAGATCAAAATGGGGAGCTCACCTGGGGCGAAGTGACGAATCGGCGAGCTGACATTGCCAGTTATTTAGCTGAGCACATGCATATCAATCGTGGACAATTTTCCTGTACCACGCAATTCCAAGGTTTAGAGCGCTTAGAAGATCACGCTGATGCCGTATATGCAGTGACAGACTTCAGTGCACAATGCCCTTTAACCGGCACTCTTAATATCGATTACAGCGCAATATTTGATAAAGACGACAGTCATGAAGTGGTGGTGAATATCAGTGACAAAGACAACACGCAAAGTTTTGTATTGAGGGAGTCACAGCAAAGCATTGACGTTGATTTAGCTGACGGCAGCGGCTGGATAACGTTTAAGGAGTTTGTGCATCAGGGAATCATTCATATTTTGATTGGTACCGATCATATTCTGTTTTTATTGGCGTTGTTACTTCCATGCGTACTGATACGAAAGGACGGGCAATGGCAGCGTAACCCCGAGTTGAAAAGAGTATTGAGCACGACTATTTGGATTGTCAGCGCGTTTACTCTAGCTCATTCGGTTACATTAACCGCGACCGCTATAGGCTGGATAGTACCAAGTAGTCGTTGGGTCGAGTTTGGGATTGCTGTGTCAGTGCTATTTGCTGCATTAAATAACGTCAAGCCGCTTATTATACGCTTGGGATGGTTAACCTTTTGTTTTGGTTTACTTCACGGAATGGGTTTTGCTGGAGTGTTAGGCGAATTAGGTCTACCCGCCGACCAAAAGCTGTTATCAATAGTAGCATTTAATCTCGGGGTCGAAATTGGTCAATTAGCTATTGTACTCGTAGCGTTGCCTGTACTTATTATGCTCGGTAAAACTGTCTTATATCGCCGCTGGCTAATGCCTGCAGCATCGATAGGTATTGCGCTGGTGGCACTAAATTGGGTCGTTGAGCGTTTTTAG
- the dgcA gene encoding N-acetyl-D-Glu racemase DgcA, whose product MGYQVKAYQQAFPLKSVFRIARGAKTQADVVIVTLSDEVHTGWAESVPYARYQESVQSVLAQVNDVAKSLANFDGEVSDITALINTLPSGAARNALDCALWDLKAKQQGKSVADMLSLTTPASCVTAQTLSIDTPKAMAEAAKALGHPPMIKVKLDNQDIITKMSAIHQASPDSQFIVDANEGWSIHDLKACGDSLKALNVVLIEQPLPAGEDDELLDYSCPVPLCADESCHTRKELGYLKDRYDVVNIKLDKTGGLSEAFLLAQEAQTMGFEIMLGCMVGSSLAMAPISLLTDCAKYVDLDGPLLIKTDRESGFVITEGIMQPLNSALWGSPVSQVLI is encoded by the coding sequence ATGGGTTATCAGGTCAAGGCATATCAACAAGCGTTTCCCCTTAAAAGTGTTTTTCGTATTGCTCGGGGCGCGAAAACTCAGGCCGATGTAGTGATAGTAACCCTAAGTGACGAGGTGCATACAGGATGGGCTGAATCGGTACCCTATGCCCGCTATCAAGAATCTGTGCAAAGTGTGTTAGCACAAGTTAATGATGTTGCAAAAAGCTTAGCCAATTTTGACGGTGAAGTGTCCGATATAACTGCGCTTATTAATACCCTACCCTCTGGCGCAGCGCGTAATGCTCTAGACTGCGCCCTTTGGGACTTAAAAGCCAAACAACAGGGTAAATCGGTGGCCGATATGCTGTCGTTGACTACACCCGCTTCTTGCGTCACGGCACAAACATTGAGCATTGATACGCCTAAAGCAATGGCCGAAGCAGCGAAAGCCCTCGGCCACCCTCCCATGATAAAAGTGAAACTGGATAATCAGGACATTATCACCAAGATGTCGGCCATTCATCAGGCTTCCCCTGATAGCCAATTTATCGTCGATGCCAACGAAGGCTGGTCGATCCATGATTTAAAAGCGTGTGGTGATAGCTTAAAAGCGTTGAACGTGGTGCTTATTGAGCAGCCTTTACCTGCGGGTGAAGATGATGAACTACTTGATTATTCTTGTCCGGTTCCCTTGTGTGCAGATGAGAGTTGCCATACTCGAAAAGAACTTGGCTATTTAAAGGATCGCTACGACGTAGTAAACATTAAACTTGATAAGACAGGTGGTCTTAGTGAAGCATTTTTACTTGCTCAGGAGGCGCAGACCATGGGATTTGAAATAATGCTGGGCTGTATGGTAGGCAGCTCACTTGCCATGGCCCCTATTTCATTGCTAACCGATTGTGCCAAATATGTAGATTTAGATGGTCCACTATTAATAAAAACTGACCGAGAGAGTGGTTTTGTTATTACCGAGGGCATTATGCAACCCCTAAACAGCGCATTATGGGGCAGTCCCGTTAGCCAAGTATTAATTTAA
- the dgcN gene encoding N-acetyltransferase DgcN: MVLHAPYLLFIGDATDALSIKMAQSVAHWRPELCVGELSVEGCTVSTGLTKMSIEEGAKQGAKSLVLGFANSGGILDKKWLPLIELAIKKGMHIVSGLHQKLTSYPELVHCAKQYNVELLDIRHPNPQFNTGTGRKRMGKRLLTVGTDCSVGKMYTSLSIDQAMRDQNIAADFRATGQCGILVAGEGVAIDCVVADFISGAAESLSPDASEDHWDIIEGQGSLSHPAFAGVSLGLLHGSQPDALVICHALNRTHMRGLPNTAFPSIETTIALNLQAARLTNPNVVVAGISVNTSAVSVEEGRAICQQLSEQFSLPCVDPLRDGTAAIVDALAAL; the protein is encoded by the coding sequence ATGGTTCTTCACGCTCCTTACTTACTATTTATTGGTGATGCCACCGATGCACTTTCTATTAAAATGGCGCAAAGTGTCGCCCATTGGCGCCCAGAGTTGTGCGTAGGTGAGCTCAGTGTTGAAGGCTGCACCGTCAGTACTGGCCTAACAAAAATGAGCATTGAAGAAGGCGCTAAACAAGGAGCAAAAAGTCTTGTTTTAGGCTTCGCTAATAGCGGTGGGATTTTAGATAAAAAGTGGCTTCCATTAATTGAACTCGCTATCAAAAAAGGCATGCATATAGTCAGTGGTCTGCACCAAAAACTGACCAGTTACCCAGAGTTAGTGCATTGTGCCAAGCAATACAATGTCGAATTACTGGATATACGCCACCCAAACCCGCAATTTAATACAGGCACAGGCCGAAAACGCATGGGCAAACGCCTATTGACCGTAGGCACCGATTGCTCTGTGGGTAAAATGTACACCTCCTTAAGCATTGACCAAGCTATGCGCGATCAAAACATTGCGGCTGATTTTCGCGCTACCGGCCAATGTGGCATTTTGGTCGCTGGAGAAGGTGTTGCGATTGATTGTGTGGTGGCTGATTTTATTTCTGGTGCGGCAGAGTCACTATCGCCCGACGCAAGTGAAGATCATTGGGATATTATTGAAGGCCAAGGCTCTTTATCTCACCCGGCTTTTGCGGGTGTAAGTCTGGGTTTACTGCATGGCTCTCAACCCGATGCATTGGTGATTTGCCATGCACTGAACCGCACACACATGCGTGGTTTGCCCAACACAGCTTTTCCCAGCATTGAAACAACCATTGCACTTAATTTGCAAGCCGCACGTCTTACGAACCCTAACGTAGTTGTCGCTGGTATCAGTGTAAATACCTCTGCGGTCAGTGTAGAAGAGGGCCGAGCAATTTGTCAGCAGTTAAGTGAGCAATTTTCACTACCTTGTGTGGATCCGCTTCGTGATGGTACTGCCGCTATCGTAGATGCTCTCGCAGCGCTTTAG